From a single Sporosarcina oncorhynchi genomic region:
- a CDS encoding DsrE/DsrF/DrsH-like family protein — MTETKRTTIVLFSGEYDKAMAAYIIANGAVAYDHEVTIFHTFWGLNALRKEEPVSVKKGFLEKMFGKMMPRGADKMGTSKMNFAGLGHKMIKHVVDKHNAMTLPQLIDLAKEQDIKMVACTMTMDLLGLQQEELIDDIEYAGVAAYLADAEEGNVNLFI, encoded by the coding sequence TTGACCGAAACAAAAAGAACGACAATTGTTTTATTTAGTGGAGAGTATGATAAGGCTATGGCGGCCTACATCATTGCGAATGGAGCAGTGGCGTATGATCATGAAGTGACGATTTTCCATACGTTTTGGGGATTGAATGCGCTTCGTAAAGAGGAGCCAGTATCCGTTAAAAAAGGATTCCTCGAAAAGATGTTTGGAAAAATGATGCCGCGTGGCGCAGATAAGATGGGCACTTCAAAAATGAACTTTGCTGGCTTAGGCCATAAAATGATCAAACACGTTGTTGATAAGCATAATGCAATGACATTGCCGCAATTAATTGATTTAGCGAAAGAACAAGATATTAAAATGGTAGCTTGTACAATGACGATGGATTTATTAGGTCTTCAGCAAGAAGAACTAATTGATGACATTGAATACGCAGGTGTGGCTGCATACTTAGCTGATGCAGAAGAAGGTAATGTGAATTTGTTTATTTAA
- a CDS encoding LysR family transcriptional regulator, with the protein MDIKLEIFVTVAEKQSFSRAAEEHHMTQPAVSQYIRQLEEQIGSRLLERTNKYVRLNQAGEIIYHHAKEILALYTKMQNLVDDLAHKASGPLSIGASYTFGEYVLPRIIANMKQTYPDIQPTVTIGNTKTVAELVASHQLDIGVVEGTFHDAKLIVEDFAEDAMVIVCASTHPLANEMEAVDLKDLEQETWIVRELGSGTRAAMDNLFAKHGVFPTALMNFSSTQPIKESVEAGLGISLLSHWSLKKELKSGDLKVLPVIGLPYLRKFSIVTSTPFQTKALEVFIDVLRTNKLLTTLN; encoded by the coding sequence ATCGATATCAAGCTCGAGATCTTTGTTACAGTCGCAGAAAAGCAAAGCTTCTCACGTGCAGCAGAAGAACACCATATGACACAGCCTGCAGTGAGCCAATATATCCGCCAGCTTGAAGAGCAAATCGGTTCAAGATTGCTAGAACGGACAAATAAATATGTCCGGCTTAATCAGGCGGGTGAAATCATCTATCATCACGCAAAGGAAATATTGGCCTTATATACGAAAATGCAGAATTTGGTAGACGACTTGGCGCATAAAGCCAGTGGTCCGCTGTCGATAGGCGCAAGTTATACATTCGGAGAATATGTCCTCCCGCGCATTATTGCCAATATGAAACAGACTTATCCGGATATCCAGCCGACAGTGACGATTGGTAACACCAAAACTGTGGCGGAACTTGTCGCCAGTCATCAGTTAGATATCGGCGTCGTTGAAGGGACATTCCATGATGCAAAGCTGATTGTCGAAGACTTTGCGGAAGACGCCATGGTCATTGTGTGTGCTAGCACGCATCCGCTTGCAAACGAGATGGAAGCTGTCGATTTAAAAGACCTGGAGCAAGAGACATGGATTGTGCGGGAGCTTGGTTCTGGAACGCGGGCAGCAATGGATAATTTATTTGCGAAGCACGGGGTTTTTCCTACTGCCCTTATGAATTTCAGCAGCACGCAACCCATTAAAGAGTCAGTAGAAGCAGGACTGGGCATCAGTCTACTGTCCCACTGGTCGTTGAAGAAAGAGCTGAAAAGCGGTGATTTGAAAGTGTTGCCTGTCATAGGTTTACCGTATCTGAGAAAGTTCTCCATTGTGACAAGTACACCATTTCAAACAAAAGCACTCGAAGTGTTCATCGATGTCTTACGCACGAATAAATTATTGACAACACTTAATTAG
- a CDS encoding lysoplasmalogenase, with the protein MRNFILAAIVIIGSIYIFFIPAEPIGIKITMKLIPMLLILLYAAMTPPLVSTTYKRILLGGLFVCMIADGVIYWFMAGLVTFFIGHLFYIAAFRHASRKPVPIWAATLLLLYGTGIAIFVAGPQLAEGQTVLGIAILAYITVILVMGWMAIKTRLKLAIVGALLFMFSDSVLAIDRFVFELPYRDAFVMVTYYAAQVLIAASIGSRVVKYSVKRSNLIR; encoded by the coding sequence TTGAGAAATTTCATATTGGCGGCCATCGTCATCATCGGATCCATTTACATCTTTTTCATACCGGCAGAACCAATAGGCATTAAAATTACTATGAAACTGATTCCAATGCTACTGATCCTTCTATATGCCGCTATGACACCGCCACTCGTTTCGACAACTTACAAAAGAATTTTGCTCGGCGGACTATTTGTCTGCATGATTGCAGATGGTGTCATCTATTGGTTCATGGCAGGACTCGTCACCTTTTTCATCGGCCATCTGTTTTATATAGCCGCCTTTAGACATGCCAGCCGAAAACCGGTTCCGATTTGGGCCGCGACTTTACTATTGCTCTACGGGACAGGCATTGCAATTTTCGTCGCAGGTCCGCAATTAGCAGAAGGACAGACAGTATTGGGAATTGCCATTCTCGCCTATATCACGGTCATCCTAGTAATGGGCTGGATGGCGATTAAGACACGATTGAAGTTGGCGATTGTAGGTGCGCTTCTATTTATGTTTTCCGATTCAGTGTTGGCAATTGATCGTTTTGTTTTCGAACTTCCGTACCGCGATGCATTCGTCATGGTGACGTACTATGCGGCCCAAGTCTTGATTGCCGCAAGCATTGGAAGTCGTGTCGTTAAATATTCCGTGAAGCGAAGCAATCTGATAAGATAA
- a CDS encoding ABC transporter substrate-binding protein, whose translation MMLLAAVLLLAGACSKNEPAKEPVTESKPSEPVVEVAAPSGDLAPLEKRVKILIAEDGAASGAGFYIAKEKGYFEDYNIEVDFADFANSDDMLPALAAGEVDIAGGVSTASFFNAIAQGIDVRIIADKGHNMPGESYFSFVIGNHMVDEIKDYSDFKGKKIGVSSRNSIDGYIYEEMLKHAGLTEEDVEYVHMADFGSMLGAIDAGTIDAALNIEPLIAQGIANGFHVRFGDTTDYAPESQIAMVLASPKFMGEDEISLRFMAAYLKGVRDYNDAFFKDQGTDEIIDIMVMHTALKDHELWERVFVTGLDPNGKMFIEDIKKQYDMYKANGAILGDIDFDKAVDPSLVEEAIEVIGVYE comes from the coding sequence ATGATGTTATTGGCGGCCGTCCTTTTGCTTGCGGGGGCATGTTCGAAAAATGAGCCGGCTAAAGAACCGGTCACCGAATCGAAACCGAGTGAACCCGTTGTTGAAGTCGCGGCACCGTCAGGAGATTTAGCACCACTAGAAAAACGAGTGAAAATCCTTATTGCGGAAGATGGAGCCGCTTCAGGGGCAGGTTTCTATATTGCAAAAGAAAAAGGCTATTTCGAGGATTATAATATCGAAGTCGATTTCGCAGATTTCGCGAACAGCGATGATATGCTACCGGCACTCGCAGCCGGAGAAGTCGATATTGCAGGTGGTGTTTCGACCGCATCATTCTTTAATGCAATCGCACAAGGGATTGATGTACGGATCATCGCGGATAAGGGGCATAATATGCCGGGCGAGTCCTATTTCTCCTTTGTCATTGGCAACCACATGGTCGATGAGATAAAAGATTACTCCGATTTCAAGGGTAAGAAGATTGGGGTTTCGTCCCGCAATTCAATTGATGGCTATATTTACGAGGAAATGTTGAAACATGCCGGATTGACGGAAGAAGATGTTGAATATGTCCATATGGCTGATTTCGGATCAATGCTCGGGGCGATAGATGCTGGAACGATTGATGCGGCGCTTAATATCGAGCCGTTAATTGCGCAAGGAATTGCAAATGGTTTCCATGTGCGATTCGGGGATACGACGGATTATGCACCTGAATCACAAATCGCCATGGTGCTTGCCTCACCGAAATTTATGGGGGAAGATGAAATCTCCTTACGCTTCATGGCAGCCTATTTAAAAGGTGTCCGGGATTACAATGATGCATTTTTCAAAGATCAAGGCACAGATGAAATCATCGATATTATGGTGATGCACACTGCATTGAAAGATCATGAACTATGGGAGCGCGTTTTCGTAACGGGTCTAGATCCAAATGGAAAGATGTTCATAGAGGACATTAAGAAACAATACGATATGTACAAAGCGAACGGAGCGATTTTAGGGGATATCGATTTCGATAAAGCGGTTGATCCGTCGCTCGTAGAAGAAGCAATTGAAGTGATTGGCGTATATGAGTGA
- the pepT gene encoding peptidase T, whose protein sequence is MKEKLIERLTRYAKIDTQSDADSTTTPSTPGQWDLLHMLEKELAEIGMEEITLDENGYLFASLPATTDKDVPVIGFLAHVDTATDYTGKNVNPQRIDNYDGNDVQLNADTVMPVSIFPELKNYVGHTLLTTDGTTLLGADNKAGIAEIMTAMEYLIENPDIKHGKLRIGFTPDEEIGRGPHKFDVEAFGAKYAYTMDGGPLGELQYESFNAAGAKVTCHGTNVHPGSAKDKMVNSILIANEFQAAMPANDIPQLTDGYEGFVHLMDISGVVEKTELSYIIRYFDRETFEARKQLMLDTVERLKKTYGDHAIEVEISDQYFNMGEKIEPVMEIVDIISDAFGKLDIEPNIVPVRGGTDGSQLSYMGMPTPNIFTGGENYHGKYEYISVDNMVKATEVMIEAVKLYEERA, encoded by the coding sequence TTGAAAGAGAAGTTGATCGAACGGCTGACACGCTATGCAAAAATTGATACACAATCGGATGCGGACAGCACCACTACACCATCCACACCTGGACAATGGGATCTGCTTCATATGCTCGAGAAGGAACTGGCTGAAATCGGCATGGAAGAGATTACACTGGACGAAAATGGCTATCTGTTCGCTTCTTTACCGGCTACGACGGACAAAGACGTTCCCGTCATCGGTTTTTTGGCGCATGTTGATACAGCAACGGACTATACAGGTAAAAACGTCAATCCACAGCGCATTGACAATTATGACGGCAACGATGTCCAATTGAACGCCGATACTGTCATGCCGGTGTCTATTTTTCCTGAATTAAAAAATTATGTCGGTCATACATTGTTGACGACGGACGGCACGACTTTACTTGGCGCGGATAATAAAGCAGGAATCGCAGAAATTATGACAGCGATGGAATACCTGATTGAGAACCCTGACATCAAGCATGGCAAACTTCGTATTGGGTTCACGCCTGACGAAGAAATCGGCCGTGGTCCGCATAAATTTGACGTCGAAGCGTTCGGTGCAAAATATGCGTATACGATGGATGGCGGTCCACTCGGAGAGCTCCAGTATGAGAGTTTTAATGCAGCGGGTGCGAAGGTCACTTGTCATGGTACGAATGTACATCCAGGTTCTGCAAAGGACAAGATGGTGAACTCAATCCTGATTGCCAACGAATTCCAGGCGGCGATGCCAGCCAATGACATTCCGCAATTGACAGATGGCTACGAAGGTTTCGTCCACTTGATGGATATAAGCGGTGTTGTCGAAAAGACGGAGCTGAGCTATATTATCCGCTATTTCGACCGCGAAACATTTGAAGCACGTAAGCAGTTGATGTTAGATACTGTCGAACGCTTGAAAAAAACGTACGGCGACCATGCAATTGAGGTGGAGATTAGTGACCAATACTTCAATATGGGGGAGAAGATTGAACCTGTCATGGAAATTGTCGACATCATTTCGGATGCATTCGGTAAACTCGATATTGAACCGAATATCGTACCTGTACGCGGTGGTACAGATGGTTCTCAACTGTCGTATATGGGCATGCCGACGCCAAATATTTTCACAGGTGGAGAAAACTACCACGGTAAGTATGAATATATTTCCGTCGACAATATGGTAAAAGCGACAGAAGTGATGATTGAAGCGGTCAAGCTTTACGAAGAACGCGCGTAA
- a CDS encoding MBL fold metallo-hydrolase: MTVTAISAGDIAKKVISKQSFFILDVRNEDAFEDWKVEGENIQYLNIPYFDLLDGVEEVLDQIPTDKDVVVICAKEGSSIFVAEMLAEEGRNVHYLKGGMKAWSEHLEPVKMGDLKNGGAIYQFVRIGKGCLSYMIVSDGEAALIDATRMTDVFIDYANELGVTITNVLDTHLHADHISGGRKIAEAVNGTYWLPPKDATEVVFEYEPLEDGRTITVGNTKIDIQALYSPGHTIGSTSFIVDEAYLLSGDILFIDSIGRPDLAGLAEDWVGDLRETLYSRYRELTEDLIVLPAHFMIIEELNEDGSVAEKLGTLFAKNHGLNIEDEAEFREMVTGNLPPQPNAYQEIRRTNMGQIVPDDDTQREMEIGPNRCAVR, translated from the coding sequence ATGACGGTTACAGCAATCAGTGCAGGAGATATCGCTAAAAAAGTTATTTCTAAACAATCCTTTTTTATTTTGGATGTTCGGAATGAAGACGCTTTTGAAGATTGGAAAGTTGAAGGAGAAAATATTCAATACTTGAACATTCCTTATTTCGATTTATTAGATGGAGTGGAAGAGGTTCTTGATCAAATTCCAACTGACAAAGACGTAGTCGTAATTTGTGCAAAGGAAGGGTCCTCCATATTTGTTGCTGAAATGCTTGCTGAAGAGGGACGTAATGTACACTATTTAAAAGGTGGCATGAAAGCGTGGAGTGAACATTTAGAACCCGTTAAAATGGGTGATTTAAAAAATGGGGGAGCCATTTATCAATTCGTTCGTATCGGAAAAGGTTGCCTCTCCTATATGATCGTTTCTGACGGGGAAGCGGCGCTTATCGATGCAACACGAATGACAGATGTATTTATCGACTATGCAAATGAACTAGGCGTCACAATTACAAATGTCCTTGATACACATTTACATGCGGATCATATATCTGGCGGTCGTAAAATTGCTGAAGCTGTAAATGGAACGTATTGGCTTCCACCGAAAGACGCAACTGAAGTGGTCTTCGAGTATGAGCCACTAGAGGATGGTCGTACAATTACGGTTGGAAATACTAAAATTGATATTCAAGCATTATATTCACCAGGACATACTATCGGATCGACGTCCTTTATTGTCGATGAAGCGTATTTACTATCGGGCGATATTTTATTCATCGACTCGATTGGACGCCCGGATCTTGCGGGTCTTGCGGAAGATTGGGTTGGAGATCTTCGGGAAACATTATATAGCCGTTATCGGGAACTAACGGAGGATTTAATTGTTCTCCCAGCGCACTTTATGATTATTGAAGAATTAAATGAAGACGGAAGCGTTGCGGAAAAGTTAGGCACATTATTCGCGAAGAATCACGGTTTAAATATTGAGGATGAAGCAGAATTCCGCGAGATGGTAACGGGTAACCTGCCACCACAGCCAAATGCTTATCAAGAAATCAGACGCACAAATATGGGGCAGATTGTCCCGGATGATGACACACAACGAGAGATGGAAATTGGGCCAAACCGTTGTGCAGTAAGATAA
- a CDS encoding metal-sensitive transcriptional regulator, translating to MHYDDKIVNRLKRIEGQIKGVLRMIEEGENCKDVVTQLSASRSAIDRTIGVIVSSNIISCIQNADENNPMTEEDIVKEAVDLLVKSR from the coding sequence TTGCATTACGATGATAAAATCGTCAACAGACTAAAGCGAATCGAAGGTCAGATAAAAGGTGTTTTACGAATGATCGAAGAAGGCGAGAATTGCAAAGACGTCGTTACACAATTATCCGCATCCCGTTCAGCAATTGACAGAACGATTGGCGTTATTGTCAGCTCAAATATCATTTCCTGTATACAAAATGCAGATGAAAATAATCCGATGACAGAAGAAGACATTGTGAAAGAAGCTGTAGACTTATTAGTTAAGAGTCGATAA
- a CDS encoding sulfurtransferase TusA family protein → MKVDKVLDAKALACPMPVVRARKTMKEMETGEILEVLTTDKGSVADLTAWSKSSGHEMLEQKEDAGVFTFYIKKG, encoded by the coding sequence ATGAAAGTAGATAAGGTATTAGATGCAAAAGCGTTGGCATGTCCAATGCCAGTAGTTCGTGCAAGAAAGACGATGAAGGAAATGGAGACAGGTGAAATCCTGGAAGTCCTTACGACAGATAAAGGATCAGTTGCTGATTTGACAGCCTGGTCAAAATCGAGTGGGCATGAAATGTTGGAGCAAAAAGAAGATGCAGGCGTCTTCACGTTTTACATTAAAAAAGGTTAA
- a CDS encoding rhodanese-like domain-containing protein, with product MKEITSNEVAVKLAEKENLHIIDVREADEVAQGKIPGSLNIPLGLLEFRMHELDKSVEYTIVCHSGGRSGMAIQMLESHGYKVVNMTGGMLAWEGAIE from the coding sequence ATGAAAGAAATAACATCGAATGAAGTAGCAGTGAAGTTGGCTGAAAAGGAGAACTTGCATATTATTGACGTTCGTGAAGCAGATGAGGTCGCTCAAGGTAAAATTCCGGGCTCTTTAAACATTCCACTTGGGTTATTGGAATTCCGTATGCATGAGTTGGATAAATCAGTGGAATACACAATCGTTTGCCATTCGGGTGGGCGAAGTGGGATGGCGATACAAATGCTTGAAAGTCATGGATATAAAGTAGTAAACATGACAGGTGGCATGCTTGCTTGGGAAGGTGCAATTGAGTAA
- a CDS encoding DUF2187 family protein, with amino-acid sequence MAFPRKEKDVSDFVAARHIDEEISFVRNDHEVNGTIHKILENSVIVKISEEDADLIGVASNMTVVAHKNYSVS; translated from the coding sequence TTGGCTTTTCCACGTAAGGAGAAAGACGTTTCTGATTTTGTCGCAGCTCGTCATATCGATGAAGAGATTTCATTTGTCCGCAATGATCATGAAGTGAATGGGACAATTCATAAGATTCTCGAGAACTCGGTGATCGTCAAGATTTCTGAAGAAGACGCAGACTTAATTGGAGTCGCATCCAACATGACTGTCGTTGCACACAAGAATTATTCCGTTTCCTAA
- a CDS encoding sulfite exporter TauE/SafE family protein, whose protein sequence is MDMAFIITIFLIGFIGSFVSGMVGIGGSIIKYPMLLYIPPMLGVVAFSAHEVSGISAIQVFFATISGVWAYRKSGYLNKTLIIYMGSAILIGSFIGGYGSNLISEGTINLVYGILATIAAIMMFVPKKGLDDIPADKVVFNKWLAASLAFIVGIGAGIVGAAGAFILVPIMLVVLKIPTRMTIATSLAITFISSIGSTFGKIVTDQILYGPAAIMIVASVIAAPIGAKLGQKMNTKVLQMILAVLILATAIKIWLDF, encoded by the coding sequence ATGGATATGGCATTTATCATTACCATTTTCCTCATTGGATTTATAGGGTCGTTTGTTTCAGGAATGGTTGGTATTGGTGGTTCGATTATAAAATATCCAATGCTGTTATATATCCCACCAATGCTTGGGGTGGTTGCCTTTTCTGCACATGAAGTTTCTGGAATCAGTGCAATTCAAGTGTTTTTTGCCACCATATCGGGAGTATGGGCGTATCGTAAAAGCGGCTATTTGAATAAGACTCTCATTATTTATATGGGTAGCGCGATCTTAATCGGTAGTTTTATCGGTGGGTACGGATCTAATTTAATCTCCGAGGGAACGATTAACCTTGTCTACGGTATATTAGCTACAATTGCGGCCATTATGATGTTCGTGCCTAAAAAAGGGCTTGATGATATCCCCGCCGATAAAGTGGTGTTCAATAAGTGGTTGGCGGCGAGTCTTGCATTCATCGTAGGGATAGGAGCGGGAATTGTTGGGGCAGCAGGTGCATTTATTTTAGTACCGATTATGCTTGTCGTCTTGAAAATCCCGACACGGATGACGATTGCGACCTCTCTTGCCATTACGTTTATCTCCTCAATCGGCTCAACTTTCGGGAAAATCGTGACGGATCAGATACTTTATGGTCCTGCAGCGATCATGATAGTAGCGAGTGTAATTGCCGCACCTATTGGAGCAAAATTAGGGCAGAAGATGAATACAAAAGTGTTGCAAATGATCTTGGCAGTATTGATCCTAGCGACAGCTATTAAGATTTGGTTGGATTTTTAA
- a CDS encoding YeiH family protein, producing MAPSSTGKKDGNQTGLWLAGIAFTFFIALLGFLLAKVPGFNHIGQLASAIIIAVVFRQVFGYPELLRAGIVFSSKKLLRLAIILYGLKLNIDVVFRDGLGLLARDAVIIAFAIGAMVLLAKWMKADKNISLLLGVGTGVCGAAAIAAIAPIVKAKDEDTAIGVGIIAMMGTVFAIGYTIIGPLLPLIPTEYGIWSGMSLHELAHVAIAAAPAGDDALAIALLAKLGRVFLLIPLCFIFIYFMKRKSKGQDDEQSKIEFPWFLLGFIALSLFGSYVLGRSIPVADGVMEGISTVTTWLLTAAMVGLGLNVSLKDLRERAMKPLIAMTIVSVCVSVLAYFII from the coding sequence ATGGCTCCAAGTTCTACAGGTAAAAAAGATGGCAATCAGACCGGCTTATGGCTGGCAGGAATTGCATTTACATTTTTCATTGCATTATTAGGGTTTTTATTGGCAAAAGTGCCGGGCTTCAATCATATAGGCCAACTGGCGAGCGCTATTATCATTGCTGTCGTATTCAGGCAGGTTTTTGGATATCCGGAACTGCTACGTGCCGGAATCGTTTTTTCATCTAAGAAACTGCTTCGGCTCGCGATTATTTTGTACGGATTGAAGCTGAATATCGATGTCGTTTTCCGTGATGGTCTAGGATTATTGGCAAGAGATGCGGTCATTATCGCATTTGCGATTGGCGCGATGGTCTTGCTTGCCAAATGGATGAAAGCGGACAAGAATATTTCCTTGTTGCTCGGTGTCGGAACAGGGGTATGCGGTGCGGCTGCAATCGCTGCGATTGCGCCAATCGTCAAGGCAAAGGACGAAGATACTGCGATTGGTGTCGGAATTATTGCGATGATGGGTACGGTCTTTGCTATCGGTTATACGATTATTGGCCCGCTATTGCCGCTTATCCCTACGGAGTACGGTATCTGGTCAGGTATGAGTTTACATGAACTTGCACATGTCGCCATAGCGGCGGCACCAGCTGGTGATGACGCGTTAGCTATTGCGCTGCTTGCAAAACTCGGACGTGTTTTTCTACTCATTCCTCTATGCTTTATTTTCATCTATTTTATGAAGCGCAAAAGCAAAGGGCAGGATGATGAACAGAGTAAGATTGAATTCCCGTGGTTCTTGCTTGGGTTCATCGCACTCAGCCTCTTCGGTAGTTATGTATTGGGCCGGTCAATACCGGTAGCTGACGGCGTCATGGAAGGCATCAGCACAGTGACAACATGGCTGTTGACCGCTGCGATGGTAGGCCTCGGTCTGAATGTCAGTTTAAAGGATTTGCGCGAGCGTGCGATGAAACCACTAATCGCGATGACAATTGTCTCGGTTTGTGTATCCGTACTTGCGTATTTCATCATCTGA
- a CDS encoding amino acid permease, with protein sequence MSEETQELEEKQLNPDLKIRHISMISIAGVIGAGLFVGSGAVINATGPGAILSYAFAGFLVVLVMRMLGEMAAAKPTSGSFSTYATEAIGPWAGFTIGWLYWFFWVVVIAIEAIAGAAIIQYWIPGMPLWLMALILTVLLTMTNMFSVKSFGEFEYWFSLIKVVSIGLFLILGLAVIFGWFPGVDSPGTVNLLGEGGFMPSGFGAVLLGITVVIFSFMGTEIVAIAAGESDHPTKAVRIATNSVIWRILIFYIGSIAIVVTLLPWNSANILVSPFVAVLDYIGIPAAAQIMNFVILTAVLSCLNSALYANSRMLFGMAKKGDAPKAFLKLSKRGVPVRAILFSTVFSYIAVIFSYTSPDVIFLFLINSSGAVALLVYLVIAFSQLRMRRKMEKENPEALEIKMWLFPYLTYFSIICIIGIFIAMLVIDSLRVQALLTLLVAGLTVASYFVFARKKQSAKHIKDSVIQATSRTLR encoded by the coding sequence ATGTCTGAAGAAACCCAAGAACTCGAAGAGAAGCAATTGAATCCTGATCTGAAAATACGCCATATTAGTATGATTTCCATCGCCGGGGTCATTGGTGCAGGCTTGTTTGTCGGAAGTGGCGCAGTCATCAATGCAACCGGTCCAGGCGCTATCTTATCGTATGCATTTGCAGGTTTTCTCGTCGTATTGGTCATGCGCATGCTCGGAGAAATGGCAGCAGCCAAACCGACAAGCGGTTCGTTTTCTACATACGCTACAGAAGCAATTGGTCCATGGGCAGGCTTCACGATCGGTTGGTTATACTGGTTTTTCTGGGTGGTCGTCATCGCCATTGAAGCAATCGCTGGTGCTGCCATCATCCAATATTGGATTCCTGGAATGCCCCTTTGGTTAATGGCGTTAATTTTGACTGTCCTGTTAACTATGACGAACATGTTCTCCGTCAAATCATTCGGTGAGTTCGAGTATTGGTTCTCACTTATAAAAGTTGTCAGTATTGGATTGTTCCTCATACTTGGTCTTGCGGTCATTTTCGGCTGGTTCCCAGGCGTTGATTCACCTGGTACTGTCAATTTGCTTGGAGAAGGCGGATTTATGCCATCTGGATTCGGTGCAGTATTATTAGGAATTACGGTTGTTATTTTTTCATTCATGGGAACTGAAATCGTTGCTATTGCTGCCGGGGAATCGGATCATCCGACAAAAGCGGTACGCATTGCGACAAATAGTGTCATTTGGCGAATTCTCATCTTCTACATCGGATCCATCGCCATCGTTGTTACGTTGCTTCCGTGGAACTCCGCCAATATTCTTGTTAGTCCGTTTGTAGCTGTACTTGACTATATAGGCATACCAGCGGCTGCTCAAATTATGAACTTTGTCATACTGACCGCTGTCTTATCTTGTTTGAATTCAGCACTCTATGCGAATTCAAGGATGCTCTTCGGAATGGCGAAAAAAGGCGATGCACCTAAGGCATTCCTGAAGTTGAGCAAAAGAGGTGTACCTGTGCGTGCAATTCTATTCAGTACAGTGTTCTCGTACATTGCGGTCATTTTCAGTTATACGTCACCAGATGTTATTTTCCTATTCCTGATCAATTCGTCAGGCGCAGTTGCATTGCTTGTCTATCTCGTCATCGCTTTCTCACAATTGCGTATGCGCAGGAAAATGGAAAAAGAAAACCCTGAAGCATTGGAGATTAAGATGTGGCTTTTCCCCTATCTTACGTATTTCTCCATCATCTGCATTATCGGGATTTTCATCGCCATGCTCGTCATCGATTCACTTCGAGTTCAGGCGCTACTGACCCTACTCGTTGCAGGATTGACAGTCGCTTCTTACTTCGTATTCGCGAGAAAGAAACAATCAGCTAAACATATTAAAGATAGTGTAATCCAAGCAACATCACGTACACTTCGATGA
- a CDS encoding sulfurtransferase TusA family protein, which produces MIQTDMMVDAKGLACPMPIVKTRKAMKELAPGCVMEIQATDKGSTADLKAWAGSSGHQYLGTTEEDGVLTHYLRKSNSDETEETVYPHVASNAELNDLLANRTEIVLLDVREEAEYAFGHIPGAISMPIGKIDTELSINKEALLYVICRSGSRSGMASQMLTEAGFVNVKNVVPGMSGWTGPLDKSIQ; this is translated from the coding sequence ATGATACAAACAGATATGATGGTGGATGCGAAAGGGTTAGCGTGTCCAATGCCAATCGTTAAAACGAGAAAAGCGATGAAGGAATTGGCGCCAGGCTGTGTAATGGAAATCCAAGCGACGGATAAAGGCTCAACAGCTGACTTGAAAGCCTGGGCTGGGAGTTCCGGTCACCAATACTTGGGAACGACTGAAGAGGATGGGGTGCTTACCCATTATTTAAGAAAGTCGAATTCCGATGAAACAGAGGAAACAGTCTATCCTCACGTTGCTTCCAATGCAGAACTAAACGACTTGCTTGCAAATCGCACTGAAATTGTCTTGTTGGACGTTCGTGAAGAAGCAGAATACGCTTTCGGCCATATTCCAGGTGCGATCTCGATGCCAATAGGAAAGATTGATACAGAATTGTCGATTAATAAAGAGGCGTTACTATATGTAATTTGTCGATCAGGTAGCAGAAGCGGTATGGCATCTCAAATGCTTACTGAAGCAGGATTTGTCAATGTGAAAAACGTGGTTCCGGGCATGAGTGGTTGGACCGGTCCTTTAGACAAGTCAATACAATAA